Proteins from a genomic interval of Rhodococcoides fascians A25f:
- a CDS encoding Mrp/NBP35 family ATP-binding protein — protein sequence MAVLTESDVRTALTKVIDPEIRKPITDLGMVKSIDVSADGSVGVGIYLTTSGCPMKTEISDRVKNAVADVAGVGTVTVELDVMNDEQRTELRKSLRGDSAEPIIPFAQPGSLTRVYAVASGKGGVGKSSVTVNLAASLTARGLSVGVLDADIYGHSVPRMLGNDARPTQVEKMIMPPQAHGVKFISIAQFTQGNTPVVWRGPMLHRALQQFLADVFWGDLDVLLLDLPPGTGDVAISVAQLIPSAEILVVTTPQQAAAEVAERAGAIALQTRQRVAGVVENMSWLELPDGTRMDIFGSGGGQDVSDRLTKAVGASVPLLGQIPLDTAVREGGDAGMPIVLSNPESPAAQALEAVAAKLAVRERGLVGMSLGIDSARKL from the coding sequence ATGGCTGTACTGACCGAATCCGACGTTCGGACCGCGCTCACGAAGGTGATCGACCCCGAGATCCGCAAACCCATCACCGATCTGGGAATGGTCAAGAGCATCGATGTATCCGCCGACGGTTCCGTCGGTGTCGGCATCTACCTCACCACCTCCGGCTGCCCGATGAAGACCGAGATCAGCGATCGCGTCAAGAACGCCGTCGCCGACGTCGCAGGCGTGGGCACCGTGACAGTCGAGCTCGACGTCATGAACGACGAGCAGCGCACCGAACTGCGCAAGTCTCTGCGCGGCGATTCCGCCGAGCCCATCATCCCGTTCGCGCAACCCGGGTCCCTGACCCGCGTCTACGCGGTGGCGTCGGGCAAGGGCGGCGTGGGCAAGTCCAGTGTGACGGTCAATCTCGCGGCATCACTGACTGCTCGTGGGCTGTCGGTGGGCGTGCTCGACGCCGACATCTACGGTCACTCCGTGCCCCGCATGCTCGGCAACGACGCGCGGCCGACCCAGGTCGAGAAGATGATCATGCCGCCGCAGGCGCACGGCGTGAAGTTCATCTCGATCGCCCAGTTCACGCAGGGCAACACCCCCGTCGTATGGCGTGGACCGATGTTGCACCGCGCACTACAGCAGTTCCTGGCCGACGTCTTCTGGGGCGACCTGGACGTGCTGCTGCTCGACCTTCCCCCCGGCACCGGAGACGTGGCAATCTCTGTTGCACAACTCATTCCGAGTGCCGAGATCCTCGTGGTCACCACTCCGCAGCAGGCCGCGGCCGAGGTTGCCGAGCGCGCCGGAGCAATTGCCCTGCAGACCCGCCAGCGCGTCGCAGGCGTCGTGGAGAACATGTCGTGGCTCGAACTGCCCGACGGCACCCGCATGGACATCTTCGGATCCGGTGGCGGACAGGACGTATCGGACAGACTCACGAAAGCTGTCGGTGCCAGCGTTCCCCTGCTGGGCCAGATTCCCCTGGACACCGCCGTCCGCGAGGGTGGTGACGCCGGGATGCCGATCGTACTGAGCAACCCGGAATCGCCTGCGGCACAAGCCTTGGAGGCCGTCGCCGCAAAGTTGGCAGTCCGCGAACGTGGACTGGTCGGAATGTCGCTCGGAATCGACTCGGCCCGCAAGCTCTAG
- a CDS encoding DUF1003 domain-containing protein, with amino-acid sequence MDTPRGSRMFNVNLDFDLGKSGEKAARFLGTGRYLAIQTGIVIVWIFLNVVAVNLQWDPYPFILLNLAFSTQAAYAAPLILLAQNRQDDRDRVSLEEDRSRAQQTKADTEFLARELAALRIAVGEVATRDYLRRELDEIKALLEHATGQPVTSPKKARKKAAARVQDDAGAPDASDNDPLP; translated from the coding sequence ATGGACACTCCGCGTGGATCGCGGATGTTCAACGTCAATCTCGACTTCGATCTCGGCAAGTCGGGCGAGAAAGCCGCCAGATTCCTCGGCACGGGGCGCTATCTGGCCATTCAGACCGGCATCGTCATCGTCTGGATCTTCCTCAACGTCGTTGCGGTCAATCTGCAGTGGGACCCCTATCCCTTCATCCTGCTCAATCTCGCCTTCTCGACTCAGGCCGCCTACGCCGCGCCGCTGATTCTGCTGGCCCAGAACCGGCAGGACGACCGCGACCGCGTCTCCCTCGAGGAGGATCGCTCTCGCGCCCAACAGACCAAAGCCGACACCGAATTCCTGGCCCGCGAACTCGCTGCGCTGCGCATCGCCGTCGGTGAGGTCGCCACCCGCGACTACCTGCGCCGCGAACTCGACGAGATCAAGGCACTGCTCGAGCACGCAACAGGTCAGCCGGTCACATCGCCGAAGAAAGCACGCAAGAAGGCAGCCGCGCGGGTGCAGGACGATGCCGGTGCGCCGGACGCGTCCGATAACGATCCGCTGCCCTGA
- a CDS encoding carbohydrate ABC transporter permease yields the protein MSAPTDSEPQSQPLDKQAALKNVSDGKKAERRLGLLLIAPAAILMIAVTGYPIIYAFWLSLQKYNLAFPEDREFVGISNYVTVLSDGYWWTAFGVTAGITIISVIIEFVLGLAVALVMHRTIFGRGLVRTVVLIPYGIVTVAAAYSWYYAWTPGTGYLANLLPDGSAPLTEQFPSLAIVVLAEVWKTTPFMALLLLAGLALVPDDLLKAAEVDGAGAWTRLMRITIPLMKPAILVAVLFRTLDAFRIFDNIYVLTRGSNETGSVSILGYNNLFGAFNLGLGSAISILIFFCVAIIAFVFIKLFGASAPGSDDGGRK from the coding sequence ATGAGTGCTCCTACCGATTCAGAGCCCCAATCGCAGCCTCTGGACAAGCAGGCAGCCCTGAAGAACGTCTCCGACGGCAAGAAGGCCGAACGGCGGCTGGGACTGTTGCTCATCGCACCCGCAGCGATTCTGATGATCGCCGTCACCGGCTATCCGATCATCTACGCGTTCTGGCTCAGCCTGCAGAAGTACAACCTCGCGTTCCCCGAGGATCGTGAATTCGTCGGCATCTCCAACTACGTCACGGTGCTCTCCGACGGGTACTGGTGGACGGCGTTCGGTGTCACGGCGGGCATCACGATCATCTCGGTCATCATCGAGTTCGTCCTCGGCCTGGCGGTGGCTCTGGTCATGCACCGCACCATCTTCGGCCGTGGACTGGTGCGCACCGTGGTGCTCATCCCGTACGGCATCGTGACCGTCGCCGCGGCGTACAGCTGGTACTACGCATGGACCCCGGGCACGGGATATCTCGCCAATCTGCTGCCCGACGGTAGTGCTCCGCTCACCGAGCAGTTCCCGTCGCTGGCGATCGTCGTGTTGGCCGAGGTGTGGAAGACCACGCCGTTCATGGCGCTGCTGCTCCTGGCAGGGCTGGCGCTGGTGCCCGACGATCTGCTGAAGGCGGCCGAGGTCGACGGAGCAGGCGCGTGGACCAGGTTGATGCGCATCACGATTCCGTTGATGAAGCCGGCGATTCTCGTCGCGGTGCTCTTCCGCACCCTCGACGCGTTCCGCATCTTCGACAACATCTACGTGCTCACCCGAGGTAGCAACGAAACCGGATCGGTCTCGATTCTCGGTTACAACAACCTGTTCGGGGCGTTCAACCTCGGACTCGGGTCGGCGATCAGCATTCTGATCTTCTTCTGCGTCGCGATCATCGCGTTCGTGTTCATCAAGCTGTTCGGTGCCTCGGCACCGGGATCCGACGACGGAGGCCGCAAGTAA
- a CDS encoding ABC transporter substrate-binding protein, translated as MLAAAALVTSPLLAACGSSDSSVPVLSFYTAADGAEQYAAAAQVCSDASNGRYRVEQRTLPKSANDQRLQLARRLAGNDKTLDLMTLDVVWTAEFAEAGWALPVPEDLSAKLRDGSTLEGPLATAEWQDQLYAVPLNSNTQLLWYRPDEVPDGVPPQTWDQLIDVAEANAAAGKPGQIGVQAKQYEGFMVWFNSLLESAGGSVVAEDGTTVTLNDTPEHRAATEKALEIIKRVATADGHDPSVSQSDEATARLGMESGRMAFQVNYPFVLPGLKENAIAGAVSFLDLANVPADQQDARIAEVFRSAPYPEVNPGEPAKVTIGGFNIGVAKTTQHEDLAWEAVECLTNEENQRNNAINGGVPPVLKSLYSDPEFQASYPAWEGVLGSIESAAVRPVSPAYQSISILLTDALNPPQNIDPVADVDKLADLVTKAVNSEGLIP; from the coding sequence GTGTTGGCAGCAGCGGCTCTGGTCACGAGTCCGTTGCTCGCAGCGTGTGGTTCGTCCGACAGTTCGGTTCCGGTTCTGAGTTTCTACACCGCCGCAGACGGCGCAGAGCAGTACGCCGCTGCGGCGCAGGTGTGTTCGGATGCCTCGAACGGTCGATACCGCGTGGAGCAGCGGACGCTGCCCAAGAGCGCGAACGATCAGCGTCTCCAGCTCGCGCGACGCCTCGCCGGAAACGACAAGACGCTGGACCTGATGACGCTCGACGTGGTGTGGACGGCCGAATTCGCCGAAGCCGGATGGGCATTGCCCGTCCCGGAAGACCTGTCCGCGAAGCTGCGCGACGGCTCCACGCTCGAAGGACCGCTCGCCACCGCGGAATGGCAGGACCAGCTGTATGCGGTTCCGCTCAACTCCAACACCCAGTTGCTCTGGTATCGGCCCGACGAGGTGCCGGACGGGGTACCGCCGCAGACGTGGGATCAGCTGATCGACGTGGCCGAGGCCAATGCGGCCGCCGGCAAGCCGGGGCAGATCGGCGTACAGGCCAAGCAGTACGAGGGCTTCATGGTGTGGTTCAACTCGCTGCTCGAGAGTGCGGGTGGTTCGGTCGTCGCCGAGGACGGAACGACGGTGACGCTGAACGACACTCCCGAGCATCGCGCGGCCACCGAGAAGGCCCTCGAGATCATCAAGCGGGTCGCCACGGCCGACGGCCACGACCCATCGGTCTCGCAGAGCGACGAGGCGACGGCCCGGCTCGGGATGGAATCGGGACGGATGGCCTTCCAGGTCAACTACCCGTTCGTGTTGCCCGGTCTGAAGGAGAACGCGATCGCCGGCGCCGTCTCGTTCCTCGATCTCGCGAACGTGCCTGCCGACCAGCAGGACGCGCGTATCGCCGAGGTCTTCCGCAGCGCGCCGTATCCGGAGGTGAACCCCGGCGAGCCCGCGAAGGTCACCATCGGTGGATTCAACATCGGCGTCGCCAAGACGACCCAGCACGAGGATCTCGCGTGGGAGGCCGTCGAGTGCCTCACCAACGAAGAGAACCAGCGCAACAACGCCATCAACGGTGGTGTGCCGCCGGTGCTGAAGTCGCTGTACTCCGATCCGGAGTTCCAGGCCTCCTATCCCGCATGGGAAGGCGTGCTCGGTTCCATCGAATCGGCGGCTGTGCGACCCGTTTCGCCTGCCTACCAGAGCATCTCGATTCTGTTGACCGATGCGCTCAACCCACCGCAGAACATCGATCCGGTAGCCGACGTGGACAAGCTCGCTGATCTTGTCACCAAGGCCGTCAATTCCGAAGGGTTGATTCCATGA
- a CDS encoding carbohydrate ABC transporter permease: MTTVTPRKKVGWTVVNVLVLLYALVPLLWIISLSFKSTATIADGNFIPRAITFDNYKGIFSTNQFTSALVNSIGIGLITTVIAVVIGTMAAYAVARLDFPGKKALVGAALLIAMFPQISLVTPLFDISRSLGLFDTWPGLIIPYITFALPLAIYTLSAFFREIPWELEKAAKMDGATPAQAFRKVIAPLAAPGIVTAAILVFIFAWNDLLLAISLTATERSVTVPAAISQFTGSSQFEEPTGSIAAAAVVITIPIIIFVLFFQRRIVAGLTSGAVKG; encoded by the coding sequence ATGACCACTGTTACGCCTCGCAAGAAGGTCGGTTGGACGGTAGTCAACGTCCTCGTCCTGCTCTACGCACTCGTTCCACTGCTGTGGATCATCAGCCTGTCGTTCAAGTCGACGGCCACCATTGCCGACGGCAACTTCATTCCGCGTGCGATCACCTTCGACAACTACAAGGGCATCTTCTCGACGAATCAGTTCACCTCGGCATTGGTGAACTCGATCGGCATCGGACTGATCACCACGGTGATCGCCGTGGTGATCGGCACGATGGCCGCGTATGCCGTTGCTCGCCTGGACTTCCCGGGAAAGAAGGCACTCGTCGGTGCGGCGCTGCTCATCGCGATGTTCCCCCAGATCTCGCTGGTGACACCGCTGTTCGACATCTCCCGCTCGCTGGGACTGTTCGACACCTGGCCGGGACTGATCATTCCGTACATCACCTTCGCATTGCCGTTGGCGATCTACACCCTCTCGGCGTTCTTCCGCGAGATTCCGTGGGAGCTCGAAAAGGCAGCGAAGATGGACGGCGCGACGCCCGCACAGGCGTTCCGCAAGGTCATCGCCCCGCTGGCTGCGCCCGGCATTGTCACCGCCGCCATTCTGGTGTTCATCTTCGCCTGGAACGACCTGCTGCTCGCCATCTCGTTGACAGCAACGGAACGTTCGGTCACCGTCCCGGCGGCCATCTCGCAGTTCACCGGTAGCTCTCAGTTCGAGGAGCCCACGGGGTCGATCGCGGCGGCAGCAGTCGTCATCACGATCCCGATCATCATTTTTGTGCTCTTCTTCCAACGACGTATCGTGGCGGGCTTGACGTCCGGCGCAGTGAAGGGATAA
- a CDS encoding general stress protein: MTNPLSQSGRPGQGLPTPPSGWPIGSYPTYAEAQRAVDYLSDEEFSVQDVTIVGVDLMQVERVLGRLTWPKVIGGGIVSGAWLGVFLGLVLGIFSENIFGALLIGVGGGIIFGLISASIPYAATKGQRDFASSMQLVAGRYDVLCEPRTAEKARDLLAKLSI; this comes from the coding sequence ATGACCAATCCCCTCTCTCAGTCCGGTCGCCCAGGGCAGGGACTGCCGACGCCGCCCTCCGGCTGGCCCATCGGTTCGTACCCCACCTATGCCGAGGCGCAGCGCGCCGTCGACTATCTCTCCGACGAAGAGTTCTCGGTACAGGACGTCACGATCGTCGGCGTCGACCTGATGCAGGTCGAACGCGTCCTCGGCCGCCTTACATGGCCCAAAGTCATTGGTGGAGGCATTGTTTCGGGTGCGTGGCTGGGAGTGTTCCTCGGCCTGGTGCTCGGCATCTTCAGCGAGAACATCTTCGGAGCCCTGCTCATCGGTGTCGGCGGCGGCATCATCTTCGGGTTGATCTCGGCCTCCATTCCGTACGCGGCCACCAAGGGGCAGCGAGATTTCGCGTCGAGCATGCAGTTGGTGGCGGGTCGATACGACGTCCTCTGTGAGCCTCGAACGGCGGAGAAAGCACGCGACCTGCTCGCCAAACTGTCGATCTGA
- a CDS encoding HpcH/HpaI aldolase/citrate lyase family protein: MIAKAKGLPADAIFLDLEDAVAPIAKIEARARIVDALNSDGWGDQIKVVRVNDWTTQWTYADVIDVVSGAGRNLDAILLPKVECAAHVQALDLLLTQLEKEHGLDVGGIGIEPQIESARSLRNIDEIATASPRVQTLVFGPADLMASVNMRTLVVGEQPVGYDTGDAYHHILMTILLAARTHGLQAIDGPYLQIRDLDAFRRAAGRTAGLGFDGKWVLHPTQIEAANEIFAPRQSDYDKAEMILDAYEFHTSAAGGARGAVMLGDEMIDEASRKMALVVSAKGRAAGLTRTTTFEPPTS; encoded by the coding sequence ATGATCGCCAAGGCCAAGGGTCTGCCTGCCGACGCGATCTTCCTTGATCTCGAAGATGCCGTCGCCCCCATCGCGAAGATCGAGGCTCGGGCGCGCATCGTCGATGCGCTGAACTCCGATGGCTGGGGCGATCAGATCAAGGTCGTGCGCGTCAACGACTGGACGACGCAGTGGACGTACGCCGATGTCATCGACGTCGTCTCGGGTGCAGGCCGCAATCTCGACGCCATCCTGTTGCCGAAGGTCGAGTGCGCCGCGCACGTCCAGGCGTTGGATCTTCTTCTCACTCAGCTCGAAAAGGAACACGGTCTCGATGTCGGCGGCATCGGGATCGAGCCGCAGATCGAGAGCGCACGCAGCCTGCGCAACATCGACGAGATCGCGACCGCGAGTCCCCGGGTGCAGACGTTGGTGTTCGGGCCAGCGGATCTGATGGCCAGCGTGAACATGCGCACCCTCGTGGTCGGCGAACAGCCGGTGGGATACGACACCGGCGACGCCTATCACCACATTCTGATGACCATTCTGCTCGCCGCGCGAACTCACGGACTGCAGGCGATCGACGGCCCGTACCTGCAGATTCGTGACCTCGACGCCTTTCGTCGAGCGGCGGGCCGCACGGCCGGCCTCGGTTTCGACGGTAAGTGGGTACTGCATCCGACGCAGATCGAGGCCGCCAACGAGATCTTCGCGCCGCGCCAATCCGACTACGACAAGGCCGAGATGATTCTCGACGCCTACGAGTTCCATACCTCCGCGGCGGGCGGCGCTCGCGGGGCGGTGATGCTCGGCGACGAGATGATCGACGAGGCGAGCCGCAAGATGGCGCTGGTCGTCTCGGCGAAGGGTCGCGCGGCCGGCCTGACGCGCACGACGACGTTCGAGCCGCCCACGTCCTGA
- a CDS encoding magnesium transporter MgtE N-terminal domain-containing protein, which translates to MAALSKVFAARLAGLGVLGPDGESIGRVRDVVISMRVGRAQPRVLGLVVELATRRRIFVPMLRVTSIEPNSVQLTTGNVSLRRFTQRANEILVFAQILDSKVRVDDPELDELHDADSIVVDLGLELTRTRDWVVARVAVRKQRQRLARRGAIHVVDWQHVQGLTQNELSMPDQGVAQLLMQFEDLRAADVANAMRELPVKRRMEVARALDDERLADVVQELPDDDQVELMHYLGVDRGADVLEAMDPDDAADLLGELPETEAESLLRLMDPEDSAPVRRLLEHSPDTAGGLMTPEPVVLTASTTVAEALARVRNPDLTPALASLVFVVRPPTATPTGPYLGCVHLQQLLREPPASLVGGVVDSALPRLSPDDSLTAVTRYFATYNLVCGPVVDDEDHLVGAVTVDDVLDHLLPEDWRDQEVAGQ; encoded by the coding sequence ATGGCAGCACTGAGCAAGGTATTCGCGGCCAGGCTCGCAGGCCTGGGCGTCCTGGGCCCCGACGGCGAATCGATCGGCCGGGTTCGCGACGTGGTCATCTCGATGCGCGTCGGCAGAGCGCAACCGAGAGTTCTCGGCCTGGTGGTCGAATTGGCAACTCGCCGAAGAATTTTCGTGCCGATGCTCCGCGTGACCAGCATCGAGCCCAACTCCGTTCAACTCACGACCGGTAACGTCAGTCTGCGTCGATTCACCCAGCGCGCCAACGAGATCCTGGTGTTCGCGCAGATCCTCGACTCCAAGGTGCGCGTCGACGACCCCGAGCTCGACGAGCTGCACGACGCCGATTCGATCGTCGTCGACCTCGGTCTCGAGCTCACCCGAACTAGGGATTGGGTGGTCGCCCGAGTGGCTGTGCGTAAGCAGCGTCAGCGCCTCGCGCGCCGCGGCGCGATCCACGTCGTGGACTGGCAGCACGTGCAGGGGCTCACACAGAACGAGCTGTCGATGCCCGATCAGGGTGTGGCGCAACTGCTCATGCAGTTCGAGGATCTTCGCGCGGCCGATGTGGCGAACGCGATGCGCGAGCTGCCCGTCAAGCGCCGCATGGAGGTGGCGCGAGCTCTCGACGACGAGCGGCTCGCGGACGTCGTTCAGGAGCTGCCCGACGACGATCAGGTGGAGTTGATGCACTACCTCGGTGTGGACCGCGGTGCCGACGTGCTCGAGGCCATGGACCCGGACGACGCCGCCGACCTCCTGGGCGAGCTGCCCGAGACCGAAGCGGAATCGCTTCTGCGCCTGATGGATCCGGAGGACTCCGCGCCTGTCCGTCGCCTGCTCGAGCACTCCCCCGACACCGCCGGTGGTCTGATGACCCCCGAACCCGTCGTTCTCACCGCGTCGACGACGGTGGCCGAGGCTCTCGCCCGGGTGCGCAACCCCGACCTGACGCCTGCGCTGGCCTCCCTGGTGTTCGTCGTGCGGCCCCCGACCGCGACACCGACCGGCCCGTACCTCGGCTGCGTCCATTTGCAGCAGCTACTGCGAGAACCCCCGGCGAGCTTGGTCGGCGGAGTGGTGGACAGCGCCCTTCCGCGGTTGTCCCCCGACGACAGCCTCACCGCCGTGACGCGATACTTCGCGACGTACAACCTCGTCTGCGGCCCGGTGGTCGACGACGAGGACCACCTGGTCGGGGCCGTGACCGTGGACGACGTCCTCGATCACCTGCTGCCCGAGGACTGGCGAGATCAGGAAGTGGCGGGACAGTGA
- a CDS encoding lytic transglycosylase domain-containing protein has translation MGRHRKASTSKVRRNSVIALAGLVPAGLVTAATSAGATEYIPFVSAKTSPAAQESNSVVETPQPITQDQQAQPVAQAELPVPAPVPAPAPVPEIPPTPELPTNLAVSPIAIPVVNVAAYKNAERILAQQQPGCGISWTVIAGIGRVESTHANNGKVDDSGELHEPILGPVLNGTLAGNQVIRDTDGGALDGDTQYDRAVGPMQFLPSTWNLYHADGNGDGVSDPQNLYDAALATGMYLCDDGTNMRDLGSTTRAILRYNNSMAYVANVLAWSAGYATGIVPTSDQLPRIH, from the coding sequence GTGGGTCGTCACAGAAAAGCATCGACTTCCAAGGTTCGACGGAATTCGGTGATTGCTCTGGCAGGTCTCGTCCCCGCAGGACTCGTCACCGCCGCCACCAGCGCCGGGGCAACGGAATACATTCCGTTCGTCAGCGCGAAGACCTCGCCTGCAGCGCAGGAATCGAACTCGGTGGTCGAGACCCCGCAGCCGATCACTCAGGACCAACAGGCTCAGCCGGTGGCGCAGGCCGAGCTTCCGGTACCGGCACCGGTCCCTGCACCCGCGCCGGTCCCTGAGATCCCGCCCACACCGGAGCTCCCCACCAACCTGGCCGTCAGCCCCATCGCGATTCCGGTGGTCAACGTCGCCGCCTACAAGAACGCCGAGCGGATCCTCGCCCAGCAGCAGCCCGGCTGCGGCATCAGCTGGACCGTCATCGCCGGCATCGGCCGCGTCGAGTCCACCCACGCCAACAACGGCAAGGTCGACGACTCGGGCGAGCTGCACGAGCCCATCCTCGGACCGGTTCTGAACGGCACCCTCGCCGGCAATCAGGTGATCCGTGACACCGACGGCGGCGCACTCGACGGCGACACCCAATACGACCGCGCAGTGGGACCGATGCAGTTCCTGCCCTCGACGTGGAACCTGTATCACGCCGACGGCAACGGCGACGGAGTCTCCGACCCACAGAATCTGTACGACGCAGCCCTGGCCACCGGCATGTACCTGTGCGACGACGGCACCAACATGCGTGACCTGGGATCCACCACCAGAGCGATCCTGCGCTACAACAATTCGATGGCCTACGTGGCGAACGTGCTGGCATGGTCGGCCGGATACGCCACCGGCATCGTCCCGACGTCGGACCAGCTCCCGCGCATTCACTGA
- a CDS encoding amino acid ABC transporter substrate-binding protein/permease, which yields MKKPHRIRPVVVPVLIALMMTLLGSLLGPGLASAQPAPPAQNYSIATDTTFAPFEFQDESGKLVGIDMDLLAAISVDQGFDYTVEQVGFDTALQGVTSGQFNGMIAGMSITDERKATFDFSEPYFDSGVQMAILDSNDEITGYEDLRGKSVAVKNGTEGATFAASIADQYGFTIRSFDDSATMFEEVRTGNSAAAFEDYPVLAYGITQGNGFKTVTEKEAGASYGFAVAKGTNAQLLEQFNTGLENLRANGQYDQILDTYLNADASTSDTSIPGLIASSWQLLLKGLWLTIVLTVISIAIALVLGGIFGLFRVSTNIVLRGIGTTYVDIFRGTPLLVQAFFIYFGVPAALNFQMSAFTAGIITLSLNAGAYMAEIVRGGILAVDKGQMEASRSLGISYLKSMRKVVMPQAIRTMIPSYINQFVITLKDTSLLSVIGLAELTQTGRLIIARNFESFNMWLIVGVLYFIIIMALTKLSNRLEKRINK from the coding sequence ATGAAGAAGCCGCATCGGATCAGGCCGGTCGTCGTTCCGGTTCTGATCGCCCTGATGATGACCCTGCTGGGATCGCTGCTCGGCCCTGGCCTGGCATCCGCACAACCCGCCCCGCCCGCGCAGAACTACTCGATCGCGACCGACACCACGTTCGCACCGTTCGAATTCCAGGACGAGAGCGGCAAACTCGTCGGAATCGACATGGACCTGCTGGCGGCGATCTCGGTGGATCAAGGCTTCGACTACACCGTCGAGCAGGTCGGGTTCGATACCGCGCTCCAGGGCGTCACCAGCGGCCAGTTCAACGGCATGATCGCCGGCATGTCGATCACCGACGAGCGCAAGGCCACCTTCGACTTCTCCGAGCCGTACTTCGATTCCGGTGTCCAGATGGCAATTCTGGATTCCAACGACGAGATCACGGGCTACGAGGATCTGCGCGGTAAGTCCGTCGCAGTCAAGAACGGCACCGAGGGCGCCACCTTCGCCGCGTCGATCGCAGATCAGTACGGCTTCACCATTCGTAGTTTCGACGACTCGGCCACCATGTTCGAGGAAGTTCGCACCGGCAACTCGGCGGCCGCCTTCGAGGACTACCCCGTGCTCGCCTACGGCATCACCCAGGGCAACGGATTCAAGACCGTCACCGAGAAAGAAGCCGGTGCCAGTTACGGATTCGCCGTCGCCAAGGGCACCAACGCGCAGCTGCTCGAGCAGTTCAACACCGGCCTGGAGAACCTGCGCGCCAACGGCCAGTACGACCAGATTCTCGACACCTACCTCAACGCCGACGCCTCCACCTCAGACACGTCCATCCCCGGCCTGATCGCCAGCAGCTGGCAGTTGCTGCTCAAAGGCTTGTGGCTGACCATCGTCTTGACTGTCATTTCCATCGCCATCGCGTTGGTACTCGGCGGAATCTTCGGCCTGTTCCGCGTCTCGACCAACATCGTGCTCCGTGGAATCGGAACCACCTACGTCGACATCTTCCGTGGCACACCGCTTCTGGTGCAGGCATTCTTCATCTACTTCGGTGTGCCCGCGGCGCTGAACTTCCAGATGTCGGCGTTCACCGCAGGCATCATCACGCTCTCGCTCAACGCCGGTGCCTACATGGCCGAGATCGTCCGCGGCGGCATCCTCGCCGTCGACAAGGGACAGATGGAGGCCTCGCGCAGCCTCGGCATCAGCTACCTCAAGTCGATGCGAAAAGTGGTGATGCCACAGGCAATACGCACGATGATCCCGTCGTACATCAATCAGTTCGTCATCACGCTCAAGGACACCTCGCTGCTCTCGGTCATCGGCCTCGCCGAGTTGACGCAGACGGGTCGTCTGATCATCGCGCGCAACTTCGAGTCGTTCAACATGTGGCTCATCGTCGGCGTCCTGTACTTCATCATCATCATGGCTCTCACCAAGCTGTCGAACCGGCTCGAGAAGAGGATCAACAAATGA